Proteins from a single region of Macrobrachium nipponense isolate FS-2020 chromosome 11, ASM1510439v2, whole genome shotgun sequence:
- the LOC135207721 gene encoding uncharacterized protein LOC135207721 — MLKYGPVKSETPGETCTGESTSIESHRRRSLGSSLSHMLKYGPVKSETPGETCTGESTSIESHRRRSLGSSSSNMLKYGPVKSETTGIRKKSEGKENDIPGVLGTFGLLRTESKEEPQYFLPVVFEGNNGHLAISTNLLLDTACSLSTISLDMIKSLDITWAVNSLDKTDLKTHGKVIRSIGTVWLRLMTLSGFFFVHKFSVVDGNISNILGSDYFDSMNCIIDLNEDLPRISIREKIEAVHGVFPGISYSQVKINGRLFPCIVDTGLNVTVIPKNLMGTKRNQKFKVTILTNASRSAAVFWKIAQNLKVEVGDLDELRVDALVGGNIEVPILGTNVLRGTTLEYLHGNFYIHNSK, encoded by the exons ATGTTGAAATACGGCCCAGTGAAAAGTGAAACTCCCGGGGAGACATGTACAGGCGAATCCACATCGATTGAAAGCCACCGCAGGAGGAGCCTGGGGTCCTCGTTGTCACATATGTTGAAATACGGCCCAG TGAAAAGTGAAACTCCCGGGGAGACATGTACAGGCGAATCCACATCGATTGAAAGCCACCGCAGGAGGAGCCTTGGGTCCTCGTCgtcaaatatgttgaaatacggCCCAGTGAAAAGTGAGACTACCGGGATACGGAAAAAatcagaaggaaaagaaaatgatatcCCGGGAGTCTTGGGCACATTCGGATTGTTAAGAACGGAATCTAAAGAAGAGCCGCAGTACTTTTTACCCGTTGTCTTCGAAGGGAACAATGGGCATCTCGCTATCTCAACGAATCTACTTTTAGATACAGCCTGTTCCCTTAGTACGATATCCTTAGATATGATTAAAAGTTTAGATATTACGTGGGCAGTTAATAGTTTGGACAAGACAGATTTGAAAACACACGGTAAAGTTATCCGCTCAATAGGGACTGTTTGGCTCCGTTTAATGACGTTGTcgggtttttttttcgttcataaATTCTCGGTAGTCGACGGtaacataagtaatattttaggATCAGATTATTTCGACTCTATGAACTGCATAATCGACCTGAACGAAGATCTTCCGCGGATTTctataagagaaaaaatagagGCAGTTCATGGAGTGTTTCCTGGTATTAGTTATTCCCAAGTCAAAATTAATGGGAGACTTTTCCCTTGTATTGTCGACACAGGTTTAAATGTAACAGTCATCCCTAAGAATTTAATGGGGACTAAACGTAATCAAAAATTCAAAGTAACCATCTTAACCAACGCCTCGCGATCCGCAGCGGTATTTTGGAAGATTGCGCAAAATCTGAAAGTGGAAGTAGGTGACCTAGACGAGCTTCGCGTAGACGCCCTCGTGGGCGGCAACATCGAAGTGCCCATATTAGGCACCAACGTATTGCGCGGTACGACACTTGAGTACCTGCATGGGAACTTTTATATTCATAACTCAAAGTAA